The Castor canadensis chromosome 8, mCasCan1.hap1v2, whole genome shotgun sequence genome contains a region encoding:
- the Krt5 gene encoding keratin, type II cytoskeletal 5, whose translation MSRQSSVSFRSGGSRSFSAASAITPSVSRTSFSSVSRSGGGGGGRISLGGACGVGGYGSRSLYNLGGGSKRISFSTGGGSFRSRFGAGAGTGGGYGFGGGASSGFGFGGGAGGSFGLGGGAGFGGGYGGAGFPVCPPGGIQEVTINQNLLTPLNLQIDPTIQRVRTEEREQIKTLNNKFASFIDKVRFLEQQNKVLDTKWTLLQEQGTKTVRQSLEPLFEQYINNLRRQLDGVLGERGRLDSELRNMQDLVEDFKNKYEDEINKRTTAENEFVMLKKDVDAAYMNKVELEAKVDALLDEINFLKMFYDAELSQMQTHISDTSVVLSMDNNRSLDLDSIIAEVKAQYEDIANRSRTEAETWYQTKYEELQQTAGRHGDDLRNTKHEISEMNRMIQRLRAEIDNVKKQCANLQNAIADAEQRGELALKDARNKLAELEDALQKAKQDMARLMRDYQELMNVKLSLDVEIATYRKLLEGEECRLSGEGVGPVNISVVTNSLSSGGGGYSGFGSGFGGGFGGGLGSGLGGGGGGSYYSSSSGGVGLGSGLSAGGSGFSASSGRGMGVGLGSGGGSSSSVKFVSTTSSSRRSFKN comes from the exons ATGTCTCGCCAGTCGAGTGTGTCCTTCAGGAGTGGGGGCAGCCGTTCCTTCAGTGCCGCCTCTGCCATCACCCCATCTGTCTCTCGCACCAGTTTTAGCTCTGTGTCCCGCTCCGGGGGTGGCGGTGGTGGTAGGATCAGCCTTGGGGGTGCTTGTGGAGTGGGCGGCTATGGCAGCCGGAGCCTCTACAATCTGGGGGGCGGCTCCAAGAGGATCTCCTTCAGCACTGGCGGTGGCAGTTTCAGGAGCCGCTTCGGTGCTGGTGCTGGTACTGGTGGAGGCTATGGTTTTGGAGGTGGAGCCAGCAGCGGATTTGGTTTTGGCGGCGGAGCTGGTGGTAGCTTTGGGCTTGGTGGAGGAGCTGGCTTTGGTGGTGGCTACGGGGGCGCTGGCTTCCCCGTGTGCCCCCCTGGAGGCATCCAAGAAGTCACCATCAACCAGAACCTCCTGACTCCTCTGAACCTGCAAATCGACCCCACCATCCAGCGGGTGAGGACAGAGGAGCGGGAGCAGATCAAAACCCTCAACAACAAGTTCGCCTCCTTCATTGACAAG GTGCGGTTCCTAGAGCAGCAGAACAAGGTCCTGGACACCAAGTGGACCCTACTCCAGGAGCAGGGCACCAAAACTGTGAGGCAGAGCCTGGAGCCTTTGTTTGAGCAGTACATCAACAACCTCAGGAGGCAGCTGGATGGGGTCCTCGGGGAGAGGGGACGCCTGGATTCAGAGCTGAGGAACATGCAAGATCTGGTGGAGGACTTCAAGAACAA GTATGAAGATGAAATCAACAAGCGTACCACTGCGGAGAATGAGTTTGTGATGCTAAAGAAG GATGTAGATGCCGCCTACATGAACAAAGTGGAGCTGGAGGCCAAGGTCGATGCCCTGTTGGATGAGATCAACTTCCTGAAGATGTTCTACGATGCG GAGCTATCCCAGATGCAGACACACATCTCGGACACATCTGTGGTTCTCTCCATGGACAACAACCGCAGCCTGGACCTGGACAGCATCATCGCTGAGGTCAAGGCCCAGTATGAAGACATTGCCAATCGCAGCCGGACTGAAGCTGAGACCTGGTACCAGACCAAG TATGAAGAGCTGCAGCAGACAGCTGGCCGGCATGGCGATGATCTTCGCAACACCAAGCATGAGATCTCTGAGATGAACCGGATGATACAGAGGCTGAGAGCTGAGATTGACAATGTCAAGAAGCAG TGCGCCAACCTGCAGAACGCCATTGCTGATGCTGAGCAGCGCGGGGAACTGGCGCTCAAGGATGCCAGAAACAAACTGGCAGAGCTGGAAGATGCCCTGCAAAAGGCCAAGCAGGACATGGCCCGGCTGATGCGTGATTACCAGGAGCTGATGAACGTCAAGCTGTCCCTGGATGTGGAGATCGCCACCTACCGCAAGCTGCTGGAGGGCGAGGAGTGCAG aCTGAGTGGAGAAGGAGTTGGACCAGTCAACATCT CTGTTGTCACAAACAGCCTCTCCTCCGGCGGTGGTGGCTACAGCGGTTTTGGCAGTGGCTTTGGCGGCGGCTTTGGAGGCGGCCTTGGCAGTGGTcttggtggaggtggtggtggaagCTACTACTCCAGTAGCAGTGGGGGCGTCGGTCTAGGCAGTGGGCTCAGTGCAGGGGGTTCTGGCTTTAGTGCAAGCAGTGGCAGAGGAATGGGGGTGGGCTTGGGCAGTGGTGGGGGCAGCAGCTCCAGCGTCAAATTTGTCTCCACCACTTCCTCCTCTCGGAGGAGCTTTAAGAACTAA